The nucleotide window CCTAGAGGTCACCTGCCGAACCTCCGGCAAGACACTACGGTTTGCTCCGGGAACCGATGCCGGATTTGCGGTGGCTCTGATAAACCGGAAACTCAAAGGAACGCTTCCAATAGCAACACATATTGAAGCTGTAAAAGatggaaaagaagaagaaacaattGCTTTTGGATCAAATGCTATTCTTTCCAATTTTGGTCATAATTGGAAGCTTCAAACTGTTCTTTCTTCTGGTACGTAAATTTCTACTTTATCacaaatttcttgttttttgtttttgtttttttaaattttactttagTTAGTTTTGACagttatttaagttttttttttttattcataaaattttaatgttttatgttgttttaattttatctatttgtATGTATAGTCAATGAATtgagttaaatatatttgttagcgttatataattatttattttcgaCAACACATTGATAAGAACCAACACGAGAACAAAGTGGAGCGCACATTaggatgttgcgttggatgtgtggtaagactagacatgaTAGAATTATAAATGACAACATTAGAGCGCCAGTGTTGAGGTAGCActtatagtagaaaagatgatGGAAAATGGACTTAGATGGTTTGGGCAACTAGAGGGAAGACATGTAGATTATGTGGTAAGGATGGGCAACTAGAGGGAAGACATGTAGATTATGTGGTAAG belongs to Medicago truncatula cultivar Jemalong A17 chromosome 6, MtrunA17r5.0-ANR, whole genome shotgun sequence and includes:
- the LOC25495824 gene encoding uncharacterized protein → MAEEDDSPQFLEVTCRTSGKTLRFAPGTDAGFAVALINRKLKGTLPIATHIEAVKDGKEEETIAFGSNAILSNFGHNWKLQTVLSSEEQRKGMAKETPRHVAGGKSREPNQISSAYIVKIILAFILIFVLGAIFTLFLDNLPELIVFVKSMI